From one Chlamydiifrater phoenicopteri genomic stretch:
- the fumC gene encoding class II fumarate hydratase: MRKEFDSLGEVEVPEDRYYGAQTQRSLQFFSWGEERMPEPVIKALVLVKKCAAKANALLGLLDEKTAERIVAATEEILAGNFSEHFPLRVWQTGSGTQSNMNVNEVIANLAIKRAGGIIGSKNPVHPNDHVNCSQSSNDVFPTAMHIAAVQEMKSKLLPALEHMISVVKDKSEEFHKYIKIGRTHLMDAVPMTLGQEFSGYLDQLKKNIERIGFSLSHLYELAIGATAVGTGLNVPPGFVEKFLECLRQETQEPFCAASNTFSALSCHDSLVFAQTCLSSLACSLTKIATDLSFLGSGPRCGLGELFFPENEPGSSIMPGKINPTQCEATLMVCTQVFGYTQSVLYGGSRGNFELNVMKPVIIYDFLRSVSLLSGAMRSFADNFISGLRVNEIKIKEYTDRSLMIVTALSPVIGYDKCSKIALKALHENLTLREAAISLGFVSAEDFDKYVNPSDMVGDR, from the coding sequence ATGCGAAAGGAGTTTGACAGCTTAGGAGAGGTAGAGGTTCCCGAGGACCGATATTATGGAGCACAAACGCAAAGATCTCTACAATTTTTTTCTTGGGGAGAAGAAAGAATGCCAGAGCCCGTTATTAAAGCTTTGGTTCTGGTGAAAAAGTGTGCAGCTAAAGCTAATGCTCTTTTGGGTTTGCTAGATGAAAAAACAGCAGAAAGGATTGTTGCTGCTACAGAAGAAATTCTAGCAGGGAATTTCTCTGAACACTTCCCCTTGAGAGTGTGGCAAACAGGAAGTGGCACACAATCTAACATGAATGTTAATGAAGTGATTGCAAATTTAGCTATCAAGAGGGCTGGGGGAATAATAGGTTCAAAAAATCCTGTTCATCCTAATGATCATGTGAATTGTTCACAGTCATCCAATGATGTTTTTCCTACGGCTATGCATATAGCTGCAGTTCAAGAGATGAAAAGCAAGCTATTGCCTGCTTTGGAGCATATGATTTCTGTCGTGAAGGATAAATCTGAAGAATTTCACAAGTACATCAAAATAGGTAGAACCCATCTCATGGATGCTGTTCCTATGACTTTAGGGCAGGAATTTTCCGGTTACTTGGATCAGTTAAAAAAGAATATTGAAAGAATAGGGTTTTCTCTATCTCATTTGTATGAGCTTGCTATAGGTGCTACAGCAGTCGGCACGGGCCTGAATGTTCCTCCTGGTTTTGTTGAGAAGTTTCTTGAATGCTTGAGGCAGGAAACTCAAGAACCTTTTTGTGCAGCTTCAAATACTTTTTCTGCCTTATCTTGTCATGACTCGTTAGTCTTCGCTCAAACTTGTTTGTCCTCTTTGGCTTGTTCTTTGACCAAGATTGCCACAGACTTGAGTTTTTTAGGATCAGGCCCTCGTTGTGGTTTGGGAGAACTTTTTTTCCCAGAAAACGAGCCAGGCTCATCCATAATGCCAGGGAAGATTAATCCCACTCAATGCGAAGCTACATTAATGGTGTGTACGCAAGTTTTCGGTTATACACAATCTGTTCTCTATGGTGGCAGTAGGGGTAATTTTGAATTAAATGTAATGAAGCCTGTGATCATTTATGATTTTCTAAGATCCGTTTCTTTATTATCGGGGGCTATGAGATCTTTTGCAGATAATTTTATTTCAGGGCTGCGTGTGAATGAAATAAAAATTAAAGAGTATACGGATAGATCGTTGATGATAGTGACGGCGCTATCTCCGGTAATAGGTTATGATAAGTGTTCCAAAATAGCATTAAAAGCTCTTCACGAAAATTTGACCCTCAGAGAAGCTGCAATCTCTCTAGGATTTGTCTCAGCAGAAGACTTTGACAAGTACGTTAACCCGTCTGATATGGTGGGTGACCGCTAG
- a CDS encoding solute carrier family 26 protein — protein sequence MGFRMSWSVKSFVPKLYTCLRQDYNLGALKKDVLSGITVGILAFPFAIAVSIGVGVSPLQGIHAAIVGGFLASFFGGSRVLVSGPTSAFITILYGISARYGVETLFIVTFLAGLLLVGFGLMGLGTFIKYMPYPVVTGLTTGLSVIIFSSQIKDFLGLQMGDSIPADFVGKWIAYWDFRWTWDPKSLAVGFFSLIIMIYFRNYKPRYPGVMIAIVISTLAVWLLQIDIPTVGSRYGSIPASFPTPSWPHLSITRILQIMPDALTLAVLAGIETLLSAVVADGMTGWRHQSNCQLVAQGIANMGTSLFSGLPVTGSLARTTANVKSGATTPVAGIVHSIFICIILLVLWPLTTKIPLTCLASVLILIAWNMSDIHHFIHLFTAPKKDVIVLLAVFILTVMTTITSAVQVGMMLAAFLFMKQMSDLSDAISTANYFDDETQSKEDTKVLKSEVPPNTEIYEINGPFFFGIADRLKNLLNEVSSPPKIFILCMTRVPTIDVSAMHALEEFYLECDRQGTLLLLAGVKRTPLNDLKRYHLDELIGEDHIFSSLKGALLFANALAKLENKTAIHD from the coding sequence ATGGGTTTCCGAATGTCTTGGTCTGTAAAAAGTTTTGTACCTAAACTGTATACTTGCTTAAGACAAGATTATAATCTCGGGGCCCTAAAAAAGGATGTGCTTTCTGGCATTACGGTTGGTATCCTGGCCTTCCCTTTTGCTATTGCGGTATCTATTGGGGTAGGAGTCTCTCCGTTACAAGGAATTCATGCTGCTATTGTTGGCGGATTTTTAGCCTCCTTCTTTGGCGGAAGTCGGGTATTAGTTTCAGGCCCTACGAGTGCATTCATTACTATCCTCTACGGAATCTCTGCTAGATACGGAGTAGAAACTCTTTTCATTGTCACATTTCTGGCTGGACTCCTCCTTGTAGGGTTTGGTTTGATGGGGCTGGGTACTTTCATCAAGTACATGCCCTATCCCGTTGTCACAGGCCTTACTACGGGCTTATCTGTGATTATCTTTTCTTCGCAGATCAAAGATTTTTTAGGCCTGCAAATGGGAGACTCTATCCCAGCGGATTTTGTCGGGAAATGGATAGCATATTGGGATTTCCGGTGGACTTGGGACCCTAAATCTCTTGCTGTAGGATTTTTTTCTCTAATTATCATGATTTACTTCCGAAATTATAAACCCCGATACCCCGGAGTAATGATTGCTATTGTCATATCTACCCTAGCCGTTTGGTTGCTACAAATAGACATTCCTACAGTAGGAAGTCGCTATGGATCAATTCCAGCATCCTTCCCTACACCTTCTTGGCCCCATTTAAGTATCACAAGAATTTTACAAATAATGCCAGACGCTTTAACTCTGGCAGTCTTAGCCGGTATAGAGACTCTACTATCCGCTGTCGTTGCCGACGGTATGACTGGGTGGAGACACCAATCTAACTGCCAGCTAGTAGCTCAAGGAATTGCTAATATGGGAACCTCTTTGTTTTCAGGTCTTCCCGTCACAGGGTCTCTGGCAAGAACAACAGCAAACGTAAAATCTGGCGCAACAACTCCCGTAGCCGGCATAGTACATTCTATATTTATCTGCATCATCCTACTGGTCCTCTGGCCCTTAACAACAAAAATACCTCTTACATGCCTAGCTTCTGTTTTGATTCTCATAGCTTGGAATATGAGTGATATTCATCACTTTATTCACCTGTTTACCGCTCCTAAAAAAGATGTTATTGTTTTACTAGCCGTTTTCATTCTCACAGTAATGACAACCATCACTTCTGCTGTGCAAGTTGGCATGATGTTAGCAGCGTTCTTATTCATGAAACAAATGAGTGATTTATCAGATGCTATATCAACAGCAAACTATTTTGATGATGAAACTCAATCAAAAGAAGACACCAAAGTTTTAAAGTCCGAAGTACCTCCAAATACAGAGATTTATGAAATCAACGGCCCCTTCTTCTTCGGAATAGCAGATAGATTAAAAAACCTTCTTAACGAGGTTTCTTCTCCACCAAAGATCTTTATCTTATGTATGACAAGAGTGCCCACAATTGATGTTTCCGCTATGCATGCCTTAGAAGAATTCTATTTAGAATGTGACCGGCAAGGCACTTTACTTCTCCTCGCTGGAGTTAAGCGAACTCCTCTCAATGATCTAAAACGTTATCATTTGGATGAATTAATTGGAGAAGATCACATTTTCTCCAGCCTCAAAGGTGCTCTCCTATTTGCTAACGCCCTAGCAAAATTAGAAAATAAAACAGCTATTCATGATTAA